In Chryseobacterium shigense, the following proteins share a genomic window:
- the tssR gene encoding type VI secretion system protein TssR, translating to MKNKFPLAAYYIGLSVLLASCQVKLPSKRTPEPSQYGQVDNSPVVNGYPKKSVPWIVISDRSRNTAYLDKSDEKSYKEVKFLEPLMVLKHRDGMVKVAEYVPDALMKKVSSKSIKTYGWIPESDLLLWNNSLKSEKTGFPVRVAVVPNHSEVIRSAERYYKNDSIMVFNSPSLIEAANVKIPNGQMVYVYKQAENNKRFLVGKKPSIDIDSISTNLYGWVNANVISAWGERSAVKLKNETKVTETTLGVHEGYPGASDSESRTAILLTDTNKRTPLENIYPVSLALNEAPAPDSKTKYFTNILDYSKNYVFNVLGEEIYFDRYREITERDKNINIVFALDVSAPNAPYAPIVKSLLQDLQLRFEKPSYFSGVKYGVVLYKNNPCGENVIVSNLSTDYSKITRFIDEKTNEMNCASNSGYQPVGEALSAAGNLLSNVPDETNVVVTVGTSANQNGNMYSVISSLTQAQARLIMFQTSARSSDTYNDFVLMAENVVTNTAKNIAELKKQKIINQSDVLTKNNFNLIEGDAGFFSLDYPKQSMSQGFVIFPKKGDVATPGYLKKSVDSLIAQVTLDNETVDKSLNEYFHSSVGAGRTDVDLKYKYLFPGLTNPVSAGIAAQLINYGNPFLVKGYIPKDLKDFKPGIEKGILISETEYDNLKNFYTEVYLKTEPEKASFNQSRAINEYVRILKKYNPTLKFLDKSELYEKPMSYAVGLSTGFDNSEDELMSKYKLKGWKKSKIVLQETVRGYFKNYKQLAEHMLSHRNNPAVKIQQNGQTFYWLNEYFMPTTQTVEEPEYTKH from the coding sequence ATGAAGAATAAATTTCCTCTAGCAGCATATTATATAGGATTATCAGTATTACTGGCAAGCTGTCAGGTGAAGCTGCCCTCTAAAAGAACCCCTGAACCGTCACAATACGGGCAAGTAGACAACTCACCGGTTGTGAACGGATATCCCAAGAAATCAGTCCCGTGGATCGTCATTTCAGACAGGTCCAGAAACACGGCTTATCTTGATAAAAGCGACGAAAAGTCTTACAAGGAAGTTAAATTTCTTGAACCTTTAATGGTTCTCAAACATAGAGACGGAATGGTAAAAGTAGCGGAATATGTTCCCGATGCTTTGATGAAAAAAGTTTCGTCAAAATCCATCAAAACCTATGGCTGGATTCCGGAATCCGATCTTCTTTTGTGGAACAACTCTTTAAAAAGCGAAAAAACAGGTTTCCCGGTAAGAGTAGCCGTGGTACCGAACCACAGTGAAGTAATCAGAAGTGCGGAAAGGTATTATAAGAATGATTCCATCATGGTATTCAATTCGCCAAGCCTTATAGAAGCTGCCAATGTGAAGATTCCGAACGGGCAGATGGTGTATGTCTACAAACAGGCAGAAAACAACAAAAGATTTCTGGTAGGGAAAAAACCGTCCATTGATATAGACAGCATCAGCACCAATCTTTACGGATGGGTAAATGCAAATGTGATCTCTGCATGGGGTGAGCGTTCTGCGGTAAAACTGAAGAACGAGACCAAAGTAACTGAAACTACTTTGGGTGTACATGAAGGATACCCTGGCGCATCAGATTCAGAGAGCAGAACAGCCATTCTTCTTACCGATACCAATAAAAGAACTCCGCTTGAGAATATTTATCCGGTAAGTTTAGCATTAAATGAAGCTCCTGCACCGGACTCCAAAACAAAATATTTCACCAATATTTTAGATTACAGTAAAAATTATGTATTCAATGTTCTGGGTGAGGAAATCTATTTTGACCGTTACAGGGAAATCACGGAAAGAGATAAAAACATCAACATCGTTTTTGCTTTGGATGTAAGTGCCCCGAATGCGCCTTATGCCCCAATCGTAAAGTCCCTTCTTCAGGATCTCCAGCTTAGATTTGAAAAACCCTCTTATTTCAGCGGTGTAAAATACGGCGTTGTTTTATATAAAAATAACCCGTGCGGGGAAAATGTTATAGTTTCCAACTTGAGTACGGATTACAGTAAAATTACAAGATTCATTGACGAAAAAACCAATGAAATGAACTGTGCCAGCAATAGCGGATACCAACCGGTAGGAGAGGCGCTTTCCGCTGCAGGAAACCTGCTGTCCAATGTTCCGGATGAAACCAATGTTGTGGTAACCGTAGGAACTTCCGCGAATCAGAACGGAAACATGTACAGTGTAATCAGTTCACTTACCCAGGCTCAGGCCAGGTTGATTATGTTCCAGACCAGTGCAAGATCATCCGATACTTACAATGATTTTGTATTAATGGCTGAAAATGTAGTAACCAATACGGCAAAAAACATTGCCGAGCTTAAAAAACAAAAGATCATCAACCAGAGTGATGTGCTTACCAAAAATAACTTTAACCTTATAGAAGGAGATGCCGGGTTCTTCTCATTGGATTATCCGAAACAGAGCATGTCCCAGGGATTTGTTATTTTCCCTAAAAAAGGAGATGTGGCAACACCCGGTTACCTGAAAAAATCTGTAGACAGCCTTATTGCACAGGTAACTTTAGACAACGAAACAGTTGACAAGTCTCTCAATGAATATTTCCACTCTTCGGTTGGAGCCGGAAGAACAGATGTAGACCTGAAGTATAAATATCTGTTTCCAGGCCTTACCAATCCGGTTTCTGCAGGAATTGCCGCACAGCTCATTAACTACGGAAATCCGTTCCTTGTAAAAGGATATATCCCGAAAGACCTGAAAGATTTCAAACCGGGTATAGAAAAAGGAATCCTTATTTCTGAAACGGAATATGATAATTTAAAGAATTTCTACACAGAGGTTTATCTTAAAACAGAGCCTGAAAAAGCAAGTTTTAATCAGTCCAGAGCGATAAATGAATATGTGAGGATTCTGAAAAAATACAATCCTACCTTAAAGTTCCTCGATAAATCTGAATTGTATGAAAAACCTATGTCTTATGCCGTAGGATTAAGTACAGGTTTTGATAATTCTGAAGATGAGCTGATGTCAAAATACAAGCTCAAAGGCTGGAAAAAATCCAAGATTGTTTTACAGGAAACCGTAAGAGGGTATTTCAAAAATTACAAACAACTGGCAGAGCATATGCTTTCCCACAGAAACAATCCGGCAGTGAAAATCCAGCAGAATGGGCAGACTTTCTATTGGCTGAACGAATACTTTATGCCAACCACTCAAACCGTTGAGGAACCGGAATACACAAAACATTAA
- the tssD gene encoding type VI secretion system tube protein TssD, translated as MAANSRGILKFNGGEDQKLLKLNYSVSRSTDVSGRVASDPSNALIKVTVEATEKSDILESLLNGKYKPTTGEVTFNKSHEEGTLTTLKWENGYVIQHEVDFDAIDENSMLISFVISAEVITLGNSEYRGMWPSSGH; from the coding sequence ATGGCAGCAAATTCAAGAGGAATCTTAAAATTCAACGGAGGAGAAGATCAGAAACTATTAAAGCTTAATTACAGCGTATCAAGATCTACAGACGTTTCAGGACGTGTGGCCTCAGACCCATCCAACGCTCTTATCAAAGTTACCGTAGAAGCAACTGAAAAATCTGATATCTTGGAAAGTTTATTGAACGGAAAATATAAGCCTACAACAGGAGAAGTTACATTCAATAAATCTCACGAAGAAGGTACATTAACTACTTTGAAGTGGGAAAACGGATATGTGATCCAGCACGAAGTAGATTTCGATGCCATAGACGAAAACAGTATGCTGATCAGTTTCGTAATAAGCGCAGAAGTGATCACTCTTGGTAACTCTGAGTATCGTGGAATGTGGCCTTCATCAGGTCATTAA
- a CDS encoding PKD domain-containing protein — translation MNYFQKNKKNIIIGVIATLLIAALVALWLQKKVIHSADDIVGVVYPSSLSVGDTLLFEDKTQFAKTKRWNFGDGTTSDKSTGIHFYNKPGYYSVSLIIDNKYTKTFPVMVSPRYQKPKDSTKAVTTIEAPTQAMQNENVQFRAVSEASQFAWKFGETGNTDSKDKLAIYSYKKPGDYRVTLYTEESQEPIYHLIKILPAYNALQEDEIPVEDSYKKVDDDFKYHLQQIANGNSFNMHYNYLLRTYLCNNENTVVKVSDSKANNFYMYCAGLQFDKNVVIQSVKVNLDDKQNCVTKVDINQSK, via the coding sequence ATGAATTATTTTCAAAAAAACAAAAAGAACATTATTATTGGTGTTATCGCAACGCTGCTTATTGCGGCACTCGTTGCGTTATGGCTGCAGAAAAAGGTGATCCATTCTGCCGATGATATTGTGGGAGTGGTTTATCCTTCCTCATTATCTGTGGGAGATACACTTTTATTTGAAGACAAGACCCAGTTTGCCAAAACCAAAAGATGGAACTTCGGGGACGGAACCACTTCAGACAAAAGTACCGGGATACACTTTTACAACAAACCGGGATATTATTCGGTAAGTCTGATTATTGACAATAAATATACAAAGACCTTCCCCGTAATGGTTTCGCCAAGGTACCAGAAACCGAAAGACAGCACAAAGGCCGTTACTACTATAGAAGCTCCCACACAGGCAATGCAGAACGAAAATGTGCAGTTCCGTGCCGTTTCGGAAGCCAGCCAGTTCGCATGGAAATTCGGTGAAACAGGAAATACAGATTCCAAAGACAAACTGGCCATCTATTCCTACAAAAAACCGGGAGATTACCGTGTTACATTATACACTGAAGAAAGCCAGGAGCCTATTTATCACCTGATCAAGATCCTTCCGGCCTACAATGCTTTACAGGAAGATGAAATACCTGTGGAAGATTCCTATAAAAAAGTTGATGATGATTTCAAATATCACCTTCAGCAGATTGCCAACGGAAACAGCTTCAATATGCACTATAACTACCTGCTGAGAACCTATCTGTGTAACAACGAAAACACTGTGGTAAAAGTAAGCGACAGCAAAGCGAATAACTTTTATATGTATTGTGCCGGACTTCAGTTTGACAAAAACGTTGTGATCCAGAGCGTAAAAGTGAACCTGGATGATAAGCAGAACTGTGTAACCAAGGTAGATATTAACCAAAGCAAATAA
- a CDS encoding ATP-dependent Clp protease ATP-binding subunit, with product MGVLVTNETVKQLFHIAQSIAKENYNAAYGGPHILQALMHKDIGLNEFLKSIDKDPGYFYEWADVRIEEYPKTAHLPDEVRQDDAVDTLTEEADDIRLKLGLDEITPICILTAIVKPEVVFSLQQLKSLPLREHEIFNLYRKDTPFAVSADGDFSSLFSNGSDFTDSSFPSIKNYCVDRTAQARKGDLENIIGRDKELRMLVEILCRRSKPNVIIIGEPGVGKTALVEGFAIEITKGNVPEMLKNATLLELDTGALLAGTSYKGEIEDRLKKVINECKKIEKAVLFIDEIHTLLDPKGSIGNVANLLKPELARGEITVIGATTQEEYRKIIEPEQAFNRRFEVLTVNEPDEQTCVKMIDVLLEGYKKHHGIEVEKTALPECVRLAKRYAKGKKLPDAAIDLLDRTMAAIKMLDELSEKELASWKETYEGILKEEFADSKDQANELIWNYNLLRDKISPILWGSLNEQPAIDNSMPVDQIHKIIDDTYAELLQHAAKKREKVDRLELAAVMAAKTSIPIGKIQAQEKEKLLNMESLLLNRVVGQDHALKILSDAIVENRSGLNKPGQPIGSFFLLGPTGTGKTELAKSMAELLFNDEKAMVRFDMSEFKEEHSAALLYGAPPGYVGYEEGGMLVNKIRQQPYTVVLFDEIEKAHHSVFDVFLQIMDEGKVHDKLGKEGDFSNALILFTSNIGSEEIVKQFEEGKIPESSSLMQIMSGSGRFRPEFLARITEIIPFAPITESIAERIFNIQLKSLHTSLTRLGMTLKISDEAVKNLALGGFSSKYGARQISGVIRAQLARPISKMIVREEVKSGQTIYVDWNKEEEKPSWKVD from the coding sequence ATGGGAGTACTAGTAACCAACGAAACAGTAAAACAGCTATTTCATATTGCCCAGTCAATAGCCAAAGAAAACTACAATGCTGCATATGGCGGTCCGCATATTTTGCAGGCTTTAATGCATAAAGATATCGGCCTTAATGAATTCCTGAAAAGTATTGATAAAGATCCCGGCTATTTCTATGAATGGGCAGACGTCCGTATTGAAGAATATCCGAAAACAGCCCATCTTCCAGATGAAGTACGTCAGGATGATGCCGTAGACACGCTTACAGAAGAAGCAGACGATATCCGGCTGAAACTGGGTCTGGATGAAATAACACCCATTTGTATCCTTACTGCTATCGTAAAACCCGAAGTGGTTTTTTCTCTGCAGCAGTTGAAATCACTTCCGTTAAGAGAACACGAGATTTTCAATTTATATAGAAAAGATACTCCTTTTGCAGTATCGGCCGACGGTGATTTTTCTTCACTTTTCTCAAACGGATCAGATTTTACAGATTCATCATTTCCGTCTATCAAAAATTATTGTGTTGACAGAACAGCGCAAGCCAGAAAAGGCGATCTGGAAAATATTATAGGAAGAGACAAAGAACTCAGGATGCTTGTTGAAATCCTTTGCCGCAGAAGCAAGCCGAATGTAATCATTATTGGTGAGCCGGGTGTAGGAAAAACAGCCTTGGTAGAAGGTTTTGCCATTGAAATTACCAAAGGAAATGTTCCCGAAATGCTTAAAAATGCAACCCTTCTGGAACTGGACACCGGAGCACTACTAGCCGGAACCTCTTATAAAGGCGAAATTGAAGACCGCTTGAAAAAAGTAATCAATGAGTGTAAGAAAATTGAAAAAGCAGTTCTTTTCATAGATGAAATTCATACCCTGTTAGACCCAAAAGGAAGCATCGGAAACGTAGCCAATCTTCTTAAGCCGGAACTGGCAAGAGGTGAGATTACAGTAATCGGGGCGACAACGCAGGAAGAATACAGGAAAATCATTGAACCTGAACAGGCCTTTAACCGCCGTTTTGAAGTTCTTACGGTTAATGAGCCGGACGAGCAGACCTGTGTTAAAATGATTGATGTACTTCTTGAAGGCTATAAAAAACACCACGGTATCGAAGTGGAAAAAACAGCCCTTCCGGAATGCGTACGTCTGGCAAAAAGATATGCAAAAGGGAAAAAACTTCCCGATGCAGCTATTGATCTTTTAGACCGAACGATGGCCGCAATTAAAATGCTGGATGAGCTTTCAGAAAAAGAACTGGCAAGCTGGAAAGAAACATATGAAGGTATTTTAAAAGAAGAATTTGCCGACAGCAAAGACCAGGCGAATGAGCTGATCTGGAACTACAATCTTCTGAGAGATAAAATAAGTCCTATCCTTTGGGGATCATTGAATGAACAGCCGGCTATAGATAACTCAATGCCCGTTGACCAGATCCATAAGATTATTGATGATACTTATGCAGAGCTTTTACAGCATGCTGCCAAGAAAAGAGAAAAAGTAGACCGTCTGGAACTGGCAGCAGTGATGGCGGCAAAAACAAGTATTCCGATCGGGAAAATCCAGGCTCAGGAAAAAGAAAAACTCCTGAATATGGAATCCCTTCTGTTAAACAGGGTTGTAGGGCAGGATCATGCCTTGAAAATCCTTTCAGATGCTATTGTTGAAAACCGAAGCGGATTAAACAAACCCGGGCAGCCAATAGGATCCTTCTTCCTTCTCGGACCTACCGGAACAGGAAAAACCGAGCTGGCAAAATCTATGGCGGAGCTTCTTTTCAATGACGAGAAAGCAATGGTACGTTTCGATATGTCCGAATTTAAAGAAGAACATTCCGCAGCATTATTGTATGGAGCACCTCCGGGGTATGTGGGGTATGAAGAGGGTGGAATGCTGGTTAACAAAATCAGGCAGCAGCCTTACACCGTTGTATTATTTGATGAAATTGAAAAGGCTCACCATTCCGTTTTTGACGTGTTTCTTCAAATTATGGATGAAGGTAAAGTTCATGATAAACTCGGAAAAGAAGGAGATTTCAGCAATGCATTGATACTATTTACATCCAATATAGGAAGCGAAGAAATCGTGAAACAGTTTGAAGAGGGAAAAATTCCTGAATCATCTTCACTGATGCAGATCATGTCCGGTTCAGGAAGATTCAGGCCGGAGTTTTTAGCAAGAATCACAGAGATTATACCTTTTGCACCAATCACAGAATCCATTGCAGAAAGAATCTTCAATATCCAGTTGAAATCCCTTCATACTTCACTGACAAGATTAGGAATGACCTTAAAAATCAGTGATGAAGCCGTGAAAAACCTGGCACTGGGAGGATTCAGCAGCAAATACGGAGCAAGGCAGATCTCCGGTGTAATCCGTGCACAGCTTGCAAGACCAATATCCAAGATGATTGTAAGAGAAGAAGTGAAATCCGGCCAGACCATTTATGTAGACTGGAATAAAGAGGAAGAAAAACCAAGCTGGAAAGTAGATTAA
- a CDS encoding lytic transglycosylase domain-containing protein, translating to MKTVFKNIFTALMLTGSFAMMNGQFLEPSDTSDSSVRKYNNIINSNKEIVEFIEYSLVQKGLPRHLRNLALIESHFNRNITSGAGAVGIWQFMTAHANQYGLTEQNRTDVYKSTKTAVVSLANLYKKYGDWITVVAAYNCGEGNIAKAMQSAGSTQYHVFSRYLPAETINHVKKYLNACYATGELESVLNNYNSSRLNKVFFTEGGSGRNNAAPLQETEINAGFNLNVIADELDVEMNEILAWNPGIVDELQRKGESLLYLPTDIMPDFLLKKNKILSRSIKQGANTQQ from the coding sequence ATGAAAACTGTATTCAAAAATATCTTTACAGCACTGATGCTGACAGGGAGTTTTGCGATGATGAACGGACAGTTTCTGGAACCTTCCGATACTTCAGACAGCAGCGTAAGAAAATACAATAACATTATAAATTCCAATAAGGAAATTGTTGAATTTATTGAATATTCCTTGGTACAGAAAGGTTTGCCAAGACACTTAAGAAATCTTGCCCTGATTGAATCCCATTTTAACAGGAATATTACTTCAGGAGCCGGAGCTGTAGGAATATGGCAGTTTATGACAGCACATGCCAACCAGTATGGTCTTACAGAACAGAACCGGACGGATGTATATAAAAGTACAAAAACAGCAGTAGTTTCACTGGCTAATCTCTATAAAAAATATGGTGACTGGATTACTGTTGTGGCAGCCTATAACTGCGGTGAGGGAAACATCGCCAAAGCTATGCAGAGTGCAGGTTCCACGCAATACCATGTGTTTTCCAGATATCTTCCGGCTGAAACCATCAACCATGTAAAAAAATACCTGAATGCCTGCTACGCAACCGGTGAGCTGGAAAGTGTTTTGAATAATTACAATTCTTCAAGACTCAACAAAGTTTTCTTCACGGAAGGTGGAAGCGGGAGAAACAATGCCGCACCCCTTCAGGAAACGGAAATTAATGCAGGATTTAACCTGAATGTTATAGCCGATGAGCTGGATGTGGAAATGAACGAAATTCTTGCCTGGAACCCGGGAATCGTAGATGAACTGCAAAGAAAAGGAGAAAGTTTACTCTATCTTCCTACCGATATTATGCCGGATTTCCTTTTGAAAAAAAATAAAATTCTTTCCCGCTCCATAAAACAAGGGGCAAATACTCAGCAGTAA